From the Arcobacter arenosus genome, one window contains:
- a CDS encoding M14 family zinc carboxypeptidase: MKQLYRSYNESTEIFKDLEKKFPNNFKLESIGQTWEKRDINLITISMDIKKADEQPALFFTGTIHAREWIGHELAVEFAQYILEKLDTDTTIQSYLKGTTIYMVPCANPDGFDYSYNHFSFWRKNRRPNIDGSYGVDLNRNFPIGYVKSTKTTSNVYGGPEPFSEPETRALRDFVETHKNITIALDYHSQGNVFFPAHDFRHEDTIDTTDMNTLCANMAEEIRKISGREYGIHQGKPPIKLISGSGREFYHSLGIISTVVEVGTRNISDYMDDMNENLREHIPALLYAVNEVPNYSKNNSVKRVDSFEITEIGSHHVNLKWGYETNENIFFEIYRAQKDKQFCNSSNLIARTQSLEFSDINLTSNKDYFYNIRVVNKLTGEKSPFYPQIRLRTDCDYDEFSRTYYATAKETGYVAENLNNNASHFGVNSLFVGIDENKGISYAIVTVSLKSVPENAIIKDASINLYPINRVSTTIEKYGEWNVGIVNQETMGDITKYEDVDNMQIIQYVGRPTESHQLTQGIWRTWSFSGMECKTLQEMGQKYGKVVFRVEGPKELIIGRTRQMMQWDIGYGKFGYGLTYRPRLELTYTIKPTITELYPKEVFTVSRNSINQDGISSGFDENGKKIYSTFEFNLSSMPPYEDTMITKAYFELNSTNIYIKDDIRFHLEFVDENIDQDYDSIANREIIQNIGYDVSANELKNNQTQYFLFDSFAEIILNEKLKNKSDVAFVLKPTSSKKSIKNKSVSWEIKNQALSPKLIIEHIPKRRYPLPKVTNTSLSLENGKIKISWENPKEIGFKGTKVIKNAFREPYSTHDGQKLYAGTDNYTFDDFGAKDIDKYYAIFTYDEVPNYSEPVIIKYEAK, from the coding sequence TTGAAACAACTTTATCGATCATATAATGAATCGACTGAAATTTTTAAAGATTTAGAAAAAAAATTTCCTAATAATTTCAAGTTAGAATCTATAGGTCAAACTTGGGAAAAAAGAGATATTAATCTAATTACTATCTCTATGGATATTAAAAAAGCAGATGAACAACCAGCACTATTTTTTACTGGTACTATCCATGCTAGAGAATGGATAGGACATGAATTAGCAGTAGAATTTGCACAATATATATTAGAAAAATTAGATACAGATACAACTATACAATCATATTTAAAAGGAACCACAATTTATATGGTTCCATGTGCAAATCCAGATGGTTTTGATTATTCTTATAATCATTTCTCTTTTTGGAGAAAAAATAGAAGACCAAATATTGATGGTTCTTATGGTGTTGATTTAAATAGAAACTTTCCAATAGGTTATGTAAAATCAACAAAAACAACATCTAATGTATATGGAGGTCCAGAACCATTTTCTGAACCTGAAACTAGAGCATTAAGAGATTTTGTTGAAACCCATAAAAATATTACGATTGCTTTAGATTACCATTCTCAAGGAAATGTATTCTTCCCGGCACATGACTTTAGACATGAAGATACAATTGATACCACAGATATGAACACTTTATGTGCAAATATGGCTGAAGAGATTAGAAAAATTTCAGGTAGAGAATATGGTATTCATCAAGGAAAACCGCCTATTAAATTAATTTCAGGAAGCGGAAGAGAATTTTATCATTCTTTAGGGATTATCTCTACTGTTGTAGAAGTGGGGACTAGAAATATAAGTGATTATATGGATGATATGAATGAAAACTTAAGGGAGCATATTCCAGCATTACTTTATGCAGTGAATGAAGTACCAAACTATTCAAAAAACAATTCAGTAAAAAGAGTTGATAGTTTTGAAATTACTGAAATTGGTTCCCACCATGTAAATTTAAAATGGGGATATGAAACAAATGAAAATATTTTCTTTGAAATTTATAGAGCCCAAAAAGATAAACAATTTTGTAATAGTTCAAATTTAATTGCACGAACACAAAGTTTAGAATTTAGTGATATTAATCTAACTTCAAATAAAGATTATTTCTACAATATTAGAGTTGTAAATAAATTAACAGGAGAGAAGTCACCTTTTTATCCTCAAATAAGACTTAGAACAGATTGTGATTATGATGAGTTTAGTAGAACTTATTATGCAACAGCTAAAGAAACTGGATATGTTGCAGAGAATTTAAACAATAATGCTTCACATTTTGGAGTAAACTCTTTATTTGTAGGAATAGATGAAAATAAAGGTATCTCTTATGCTATTGTAACAGTTAGTTTAAAATCTGTTCCTGAAAATGCAATCATTAAAGATGCCTCAATAAACCTTTATCCCATTAATAGAGTTTCTACAACTATTGAAAAATATGGTGAATGGAATGTTGGTATTGTAAACCAAGAAACTATGGGTGATATCACTAAATATGAAGATGTTGATAATATGCAAATTATCCAATATGTTGGAAGACCTACAGAATCTCACCAATTAACTCAAGGTATTTGGAGAACATGGAGTTTTTCGGGTATGGAGTGTAAAACCCTTCAAGAAATGGGTCAAAAATATGGAAAAGTTGTATTTAGGGTTGAAGGTCCAAAAGAGTTAATTATTGGTCGTACTAGACAAATGATGCAATGGGATATAGGATATGGAAAATTTGGTTATGGTTTAACTTATAGACCAAGATTAGAATTAACATACACAATAAAACCAACTATAACTGAGTTATATCCAAAAGAAGTATTTACAGTTAGTAGAAATAGTATCAATCAAGATGGAATCTCATCAGGTTTTGATGAAAATGGTAAAAAAATATATTCTACCTTTGAGTTTAATCTATCTTCAATGCCTCCATATGAAGATACAATGATTACTAAAGCTTATTTTGAATTGAACTCTACAAATATTTATATAAAAGATGATATTCGATTTCATCTTGAATTTGTGGATGAAAATATTGACCAAGATTATGATTCAATAGCAAATCGAGAGATTATTCAAAATATTGGATATGATGTTAGTGCAAATGAATTAAAAAACAATCAAACTCAATATTTCTTATTTGATAGTTTTGCAGAGATTATTTTAAATGAGAAACTAAAAAATAAATCTGATGTAGCCTTTGTTTTAAAACCAACTTCTTCTAAAAAGAGTATTAAAAATAAAAGTGTATCGTGGGAGATTAAAAACCAAGCACTTTCTCCAAAATTAATTATAGAACATATTCCTAAAAGAAGATATCCGCTTCCAAAAGTTACAAATACTTCATTATCTTTGGAAAATGGTAAAATCAAAATAAGCTGGGAAAATCCTAAAGAGATTGGATTTAAAGGAACTAAAGTTATTAAAAATGCATTTAGAGAGCCCTATTCTACTCACGATGGACAAAAACTTTATGCAGGAACGGATAACTATACCTTTGATGACTTTGGAGCTAAAGACATTGATAAATATTATGCAATCTTTACCTATGATGAAGTTCCAAACTACTCAGAGCCTGTAATTATAAAATATGAAGCAAAATAG
- a CDS encoding helix-hairpin-helix domain-containing protein yields MKKLPKLGFLYLDYVLRFFDKSNFKGWPDKIETVTYHWKNDKNRFIKEVKRKKIDVLIGNIPATAYDTFVEISKELPNVRFVPSLETQFSNKSKENVTLFCEKYNLSVPYTKIFYNKEKGFKYLKNKAKYPQIVKRSYGPSNYGGYYVHKVDNYKEAKTLLEKEKYNPIYTQDAIDLKFSGDIRVMLIGHKPVCAFWRFSGEGQWITNTSQGGSMSYENVPMNALELAVEASKAAKAEYWACDIAIDAKTDKAYILECATAFAAFPYIRDWICQYLMWDFSNGRFPMPHVPLFSWEELGKIDSSLLRTMRHIGFSKYKPSCDGTYFINEPKDKFKMEIAEPSLPSDVPASIAPEKLPIAKELSKNAIRDNLEINKINLNCASLTDLMTLHGMEEDLALEISEYAKNNVITDSSDLLELESIDEQVLKTWDENLDDMRVDINTADESILKKIKGIGAKLAKNIFEFRNKNKGIKDLDQLKELEGIGKNKLAQLKSRLKIGE; encoded by the coding sequence ATGAAAAAATTACCAAAGTTAGGTTTTTTGTATTTAGATTATGTTTTGAGATTCTTTGACAAATCAAATTTCAAAGGTTGGCCAGACAAAATTGAAACGGTTACATACCATTGGAAAAATGATAAAAATAGATTTATAAAAGAGGTTAAAAGAAAAAAAATTGATGTACTAATAGGAAATATTCCTGCAACAGCTTACGATACATTTGTTGAAATCTCAAAAGAACTTCCAAATGTTAGATTTGTTCCATCTTTAGAAACACAATTTTCAAATAAATCAAAAGAGAATGTTACACTTTTTTGTGAAAAGTATAATCTATCAGTACCTTATACAAAAATCTTTTATAACAAAGAAAAAGGGTTCAAATATCTTAAAAACAAAGCTAAATATCCACAAATAGTAAAAAGAAGTTATGGACCATCAAATTATGGCGGATATTATGTTCATAAAGTTGATAATTATAAAGAAGCTAAAACTCTTCTGGAAAAAGAAAAATACAACCCAATTTATACACAAGATGCCATAGATTTAAAATTCTCTGGAGATATTAGAGTTATGTTAATTGGGCATAAACCTGTTTGTGCCTTTTGGAGATTTTCTGGGGAAGGACAATGGATTACAAATACTTCTCAAGGTGGTTCTATGTCATATGAAAATGTTCCAATGAATGCTTTAGAATTAGCAGTTGAAGCAAGTAAAGCTGCAAAAGCTGAATACTGGGCTTGTGATATTGCTATTGATGCAAAAACTGACAAAGCTTATATACTAGAATGTGCAACTGCGTTTGCAGCTTTTCCTTATATTCGAGATTGGATTTGTCAATATTTAATGTGGGATTTTTCAAACGGTAGATTTCCTATGCCACATGTTCCTTTATTCTCATGGGAAGAGCTTGGTAAAATTGATTCATCATTATTAAGAACAATGAGACACATTGGCTTTAGTAAATACAAACCATCTTGTGATGGAACTTATTTTATTAATGAACCAAAGGATAAATTCAAAATGGAAATTGCAGAACCTAGCTTACCAAGTGATGTACCTGCTTCTATTGCTCCTGAAAAGTTACCAATTGCAAAAGAGTTATCAAAAAATGCAATAAGAGATAATTTAGAGATTAATAAAATAAATTTAAATTGTGCATCTTTAACAGATTTAATGACTTTACATGGGATGGAAGAGGATTTAGCTTTAGAGATTAGCGAATATGCAAAAAACAATGTTATTACTGATTCAAGCGATTTATTAGAATTAGAATCTATAGATGAACAAGTTCTAAAAACTTGGGATGAAAATTTAGATGACATGAGAGTTGACATAAACACAGCTGACGAATCAATATTAAAGAAAATAAAAGGTATTGGTGCTAAACTTGCAAAAAATATTTTTGAATTCAGAAATAAAAATAAAGGGATAAAAGATTTAGATCAATTAAAAGAGCTTGAGGGAATTGGCAAAAACAAATTAGCTCAGTTAAAATCTAGACTTAAAATAGGAGAGTAA